In the Geobacter sp. FeAm09 genome, one interval contains:
- a CDS encoding gamma carbonic anhydrase family protein, whose translation MIRPFQGIHPKIDPSAFVAETAVIIGDVEMGPQSSIWYNCVARGDVNHIRIGARSNVQDLTMLHVTHKKHADDPGAPLIIGDDVTIGHSVTLHGCTLHNGCFIGMQAMVMDRAVVGEGALVGARALVTEGTVIPPHTLWVGAPAKYKRDLTPDEVAWLRKSAGNYVNYAQQYMND comes from the coding sequence ATGATCCGACCATTTCAGGGCATCCACCCCAAGATCGACCCGTCCGCCTTCGTGGCCGAGACCGCCGTGATCATCGGCGACGTGGAGATGGGTCCCCAGAGCAGCATCTGGTACAACTGCGTGGCCCGCGGCGACGTGAACCATATCCGTATCGGCGCCCGCAGCAACGTGCAGGACCTGACCATGCTCCATGTCACCCACAAAAAGCATGCCGACGACCCCGGCGCGCCGCTCATCATCGGCGACGATGTCACCATCGGCCACAGCGTGACCCTGCACGGCTGCACCCTGCACAACGGCTGCTTCATCGGCATGCAGGCCATGGTCATGGACCGGGCGGTGGTGGGGGAGGGCGCCCTGGTGGGGGCGCGGGCCCTGGTCACCGAGGGAACGGTCATCCCGCCCCACACCCTGTGGGTCGGCGCACCGGCCAAGTACAAGCGCGACCTGACGCCGGACGAGGTGGCCTGGCTGCGCAAATCCGCCGGCAACTACGTGAATTACGCCCAGCAGTATATGAACGACTGA
- a CDS encoding EamA family transporter, whose translation MPRPALNPYLAVAAAVIAVSFSSLFVRLATAPPLIIATYRLLFTFVALAPFTLMKRGVLAGLDRRQVALSAMSGLFLALHFVTWFISLGYTSVASSTVLVTLQPVFVVVGSLLFFKERIPRLAAVGGVLALAGSVIIGAADFQVGMRALIGDLLALVAAVMVSGYLLIGRRLRSGIPLEGYTFVTYGTSSLVLVAATLVTRTPFTGYPARDWLLFLALALVCTVMGHTVFNWALKYVQASVVSVSILGEPLGAILWAAVFLGEPPTLRQMAGGRSSSAACISSPGSRRALRSRPDTCKEGRKPVMHHELSPSARKVQEALEAAGVPCRVQELAASSRTAAEAAEAVGCDVAQIVKSLVFKGTRSGAPVLALVSGKNRVDEALLAAACGEPVGKADAAFVRERTGFAIGGIPPLGHREPLCPVIDRDLLEYPEVWAAAGTPHALFRITPADLLAVTGGRPAPLS comes from the coding sequence ATGCCGAGACCGGCCCTCAATCCCTATCTGGCCGTGGCGGCCGCCGTGATCGCGGTCTCCTTTTCGTCGCTGTTCGTGCGCCTCGCCACGGCGCCGCCCCTGATCATCGCCACCTACCGCCTGCTGTTCACCTTTGTGGCGCTGGCCCCCTTCACCCTCATGAAACGGGGGGTGCTGGCCGGGCTCGACCGGCGGCAGGTGGCGCTCTCCGCCATGAGCGGCCTGTTTCTGGCCCTGCATTTCGTGACCTGGTTCATCTCCCTGGGCTATACCAGCGTGGCCAGTTCCACGGTGCTGGTGACCCTGCAACCGGTCTTCGTGGTGGTCGGTTCGCTGCTTTTCTTCAAGGAGCGCATCCCGCGCCTGGCCGCCGTAGGCGGAGTACTGGCCCTGGCGGGAAGCGTCATCATCGGGGCCGCCGATTTCCAGGTCGGCATGCGGGCGCTGATCGGCGACCTGCTGGCGCTGGTGGCGGCGGTCATGGTCTCCGGCTACCTGCTGATCGGCCGCAGGCTGCGCTCGGGCATCCCCCTGGAGGGATACACCTTCGTCACCTACGGGACCAGTTCCCTGGTTCTGGTGGCCGCAACGCTGGTCACCCGGACACCCTTCACCGGCTACCCGGCCCGGGACTGGCTCTTGTTTCTGGCCCTGGCCCTGGTCTGTACGGTCATGGGGCACACGGTCTTCAACTGGGCGCTGAAATACGTTCAGGCCTCGGTGGTTTCGGTCAGCATCCTGGGCGAACCCCTGGGGGCCATCCTGTGGGCCGCCGTTTTCCTGGGGGAACCGCCGACCCTGCGCCAGATGGCGGGGGGGCGGTCATCTTCAGCGGCCTGTATCTCTTCACCAGGGTCACGGCGCGCGCTCCGCAGCCGACCTGACACATGCAAAGAAGGAAGGAAACCAGTCATGCACCATGAACTCAGCCCCAGCGCCCGCAAGGTGCAGGAAGCCCTGGAAGCGGCCGGGGTCCCCTGTCGCGTGCAGGAATTGGCCGCCAGCTCCCGCACCGCCGCCGAAGCGGCCGAAGCGGTGGGCTGCGATGTGGCCCAGATCGTCAAATCCCTGGTATTCAAGGGGACCCGCTCGGGAGCCCCGGTGCTGGCCCTGGTCAGCGGCAAAAACCGCGTCGATGAGGCCTTGCTGGCAGCAGCCTGCGGCGAACCGGTGGGCAAGGCCGATGCGGCCTTTGTCCGGGAGCGTACCGGCTTCGCCATCGGCGGCATCCCGCCCCTGGGACACCGGGAGCCGCTTTGCCCGGTCATCGACCGGGACCTTCTGGAATACCCCGAGGTCTGGGCCGCGGCCGGCACCCCCCACGCCCTGTTCCGCATCACCCCCGCCGACCTGCTGGCCGTAACCGGCGGCCGCCCGGCGCCCCTCTCCTGA
- the rarD gene encoding EamA family transporter RarD, with translation MQSPPSREPLRQGLIYGLLAYLVWGFFPVYFKALHDIPPLEVVAHRIVWSVFFLLALAALSGRWGEVRAAFASRRVLLTLAGSTTLITVNWLVFIYAVGQGQVLQSSLGYFITPLVNVLLGMVFLRERLRPLQMISLLLAVAGVGLLTLRVGAVPWISLALAASFGLYGLLRKTAHVESLAGLLVETLLTGPLALAYLVWLALHGQGAFPAAVERGALWLPLAGVLTATPLLLFAAAARRLRLATIGFLQYLTPTLHFALAVLVYGEPFTPAHMLTFILIWSGLALYTADAVRTFRNPAASRGEDHS, from the coding sequence ATGCAATCCCCCCCCAGCCGGGAACCGCTCCGCCAAGGCCTGATCTACGGCCTGCTGGCCTATCTGGTCTGGGGTTTTTTCCCGGTCTACTTCAAGGCGTTGCACGACATCCCGCCCCTGGAGGTGGTTGCCCACCGCATCGTCTGGTCGGTCTTTTTCCTGCTGGCGCTGGCGGCCCTCTCGGGGCGCTGGGGCGAGGTCAGGGCGGCCTTCGCGTCGCGCCGCGTGCTGCTGACCCTGGCCGGCTCCACCACCCTGATCACCGTCAACTGGCTCGTGTTCATCTACGCCGTGGGCCAGGGGCAGGTGCTCCAGTCGAGCCTGGGATACTTCATCACCCCCCTGGTTAACGTGCTTTTGGGCATGGTCTTCCTGCGGGAGCGGCTGCGGCCGCTGCAAATGATCAGCCTGCTGCTGGCCGTTGCCGGGGTCGGCCTCCTGACGCTCCGGGTCGGGGCCGTGCCCTGGATCTCCCTGGCGCTCGCCGCCTCCTTCGGCCTCTACGGCCTGCTGCGCAAGACGGCCCATGTGGAATCCCTGGCCGGCCTGCTGGTGGAGACGCTCCTGACCGGGCCGCTGGCCCTGGCCTACCTGGTCTGGCTGGCCCTGCACGGCCAGGGCGCCTTTCCGGCGGCCGTGGAGCGGGGTGCCCTGTGGCTCCCCCTGGCGGGCGTCCTGACCGCCACGCCGCTTTTGCTCTTCGCCGCAGCGGCCCGCAGGCTGCGGCTGGCCACCATCGGCTTCCTGCAGTACCTGACCCCCACCCTGCATTTCGCCCTGGCCGTGCTGGTTTACGGGGAACCGTTCACCCCGGCCCATATGCTGACATTCATCTTGATCTGGAGCGGCCTGGCGCTCTATACTGCCGATGCGGTCCGCACCTTCCGCAATCCGGCGGCAAGCCGCGGCGAAGATCACTCCTGA
- a CDS encoding Nramp family divalent metal transporter: MVKEHPPPAANSPDSRTVQTALDILDGQSRPNRLTRLMPFLGPAFIASVAYVDPGNFATNIQGGAQFGYLLVWVIVASNLMAMLIQTLSAKLGIATGMNLAEQCRARFPRPVVIAMWLLMEIVAMATDLAEFLGAALGFQLLMGIPLFAGALLTALATVLILGMERYGFRPLEAVISSMVGMIALCYLLETIIDRPDWGLVAYHAVVPQFAGTESVLLASGILGATVMPHAIFLHSALTQGRIVVRDPKRLKSLYRFEIADVVIAMGMASFVNIAMLVMAAATFHTTGHTAVGTIEEAYRTLEPLLGSWAKWIFGLSLLLSGLSSSTVGTSAGQVIMQGFMQRHIPIWLRRLVTMAPSLIVIGVGLDPTRTLVVSQVVLSFGLPFAVIPLVMFTRRPDIMGDLTNKPVTTLLAGMIAGIILALNGYLLFKTLVTG, from the coding sequence ATGGTAAAAGAACATCCTCCACCCGCTGCGAATTCCCCCGACTCCCGGACCGTGCAGACCGCCCTGGACATCCTGGACGGGCAGTCGCGTCCGAACCGCCTGACGCGCCTGATGCCGTTTCTGGGACCGGCCTTCATCGCCAGCGTGGCCTACGTGGACCCGGGCAACTTCGCCACCAACATCCAGGGGGGCGCCCAATTCGGCTACCTGCTGGTCTGGGTGATCGTGGCCAGCAACCTCATGGCCATGCTCATCCAGACCCTTTCGGCCAAGCTGGGCATCGCCACGGGCATGAACCTGGCGGAGCAGTGCCGGGCCCGCTTCCCCCGCCCGGTGGTCATCGCCATGTGGCTCTTGATGGAGATCGTGGCCATGGCGACGGACCTGGCCGAATTCCTCGGCGCCGCCCTGGGCTTCCAGCTCCTCATGGGCATACCGCTCTTCGCCGGCGCCCTGCTCACCGCCCTGGCAACCGTGCTGATCCTGGGGATGGAGCGGTACGGGTTCCGCCCCCTGGAGGCGGTCATCTCATCCATGGTCGGCATGATCGCCCTCTGCTACCTGCTGGAAACCATCATCGACAGGCCCGACTGGGGGCTGGTCGCCTACCACGCCGTCGTACCGCAGTTTGCGGGGACCGAAAGCGTTCTCCTGGCCTCGGGGATCCTGGGGGCCACGGTCATGCCCCACGCCATCTTCCTCCATTCCGCCCTGACCCAGGGGCGCATCGTCGTACGCGACCCGAAGCGGCTCAAAAGCCTCTACCGCTTCGAGATCGCCGATGTGGTCATCGCCATGGGCATGGCCAGCTTCGTCAATATCGCCATGCTGGTCATGGCGGCAGCCACCTTCCACACCACCGGGCACACCGCCGTCGGCACCATCGAGGAGGCCTACCGGACCCTGGAGCCGCTCCTGGGCTCGTGGGCAAAATGGATCTTCGGCCTCTCGCTGCTGCTCTCGGGGCTATCGTCGTCCACCGTGGGGACCAGCGCGGGGCAGGTGATCATGCAGGGCTTCATGCAGCGGCACATCCCGATCTGGCTCCGGCGCCTGGTGACCATGGCGCCTTCCCTGATCGTCATCGGCGTGGGGCTGGACCCGACCCGCACCCTGGTCGTCAGCCAGGTGGTGCTCAGCTTCGGGCTTCCGTTCGCAGTCATTCCCCTGGTCATGTTCACCCGCCGCCCGGACATCATGGGGGACCTGACCAACAAGCCCGTCACAACGCTCCTGGCCGGCATGATCGCGGGGATCATCCTCGCGCTCAACGGCTACCTCCTCTTCAAGACACTGGTAACGGGGTGA
- a CDS encoding universal stress protein, with the protein MFKHFLVPLDGSRLAEAALPAAAFLADKLDARVTLFHVVEKNAPSEVHGQPHLRNAEEAADYLHLLAQRAFPPGIVVDCHVHATEADDVAGSIVAHADELEHDLVIMCSHGRGQALHLFLGSIAQKAIALGSRPVLITHPDAKGGAPPFACNNILIPLDGEPDHALALPVSEEIARACGAALHLMTVVPRFASLSGAAKVSSRMLPATTSRMLEMAFQDTREIFREQVESLRRRGFAASAHVLRGDPAKTIAQAASQTGVDLVVLATHGKTGMEAFWAGSVAHRICTLSKISLLLIPLPKA; encoded by the coding sequence ATGTTCAAGCATTTCCTCGTCCCTTTAGACGGTTCACGCCTGGCCGAGGCGGCCTTGCCGGCCGCCGCCTTCCTGGCGGACAAACTCGACGCGCGGGTCACGCTCTTCCATGTGGTGGAAAAGAACGCCCCCAGCGAGGTCCATGGCCAGCCCCACCTGCGCAACGCGGAGGAGGCGGCGGATTACCTGCACCTCCTGGCACAGCGCGCCTTCCCCCCCGGGATCGTGGTGGACTGCCACGTGCACGCCACGGAAGCGGACGATGTGGCCGGCAGCATCGTCGCCCACGCCGACGAACTGGAACACGATCTGGTGATCATGTGTTCCCACGGCCGCGGGCAGGCCCTGCACCTGTTTCTGGGAAGCATCGCCCAGAAGGCCATTGCCCTGGGCTCCCGGCCGGTCCTCATCACCCATCCCGACGCGAAGGGGGGCGCGCCCCCCTTCGCCTGCAACAACATCCTCATCCCCCTGGACGGCGAGCCCGATCATGCCCTGGCCCTGCCGGTTTCGGAGGAGATCGCCCGGGCCTGCGGCGCGGCGCTGCACCTCATGACGGTCGTTCCCCGCTTCGCCTCCCTGTCGGGCGCGGCAAAGGTTTCCAGCAGGATGCTTCCCGCCACCACGTCCCGGATGCTGGAGATGGCCTTCCAGGATACCCGGGAGATCTTCCGGGAGCAGGTGGAATCCTTGCGGAGGCGGGGGTTTGCGGCGAGCGCCCACGTGTTGCGGGGGGACCCGGCAAAGACGATCGCCCAGGCCGCCAGCCAGACCGGGGTGGACCTGGTCGTGCTGGCCACCCACGGGAAAACCGGCATGGAGGCGTTCTGGGCGGGAAGCGTCGCCCACCGGATCTGCACCCTGAGCAAGATCTCACTGCTTTTGATCCCGCTCCCCAAGGCATAG
- a CDS encoding GPMC system MBL fold metallohydrolase, with protein MKVTILGSGTSTGVPMVGCKCRVCTSDDPKDRRTRASLLIHHGGRTILVDTSTDLRRQALREGVERIDAVLFTHPHADHVNGIDDLRGFHFLHKEVVPCYASAETFRGLWTGFRYIFFETGGSGYTPLLSPRELSGPFELFGLTVVPIPLLHGKGTATGFRIGPIAYLTDCSAIPASSLPLLEGLDVLIMDGLRWTPHPFHFNIEGAIAAVEPIRPARVVLTHLTHEVLHSEQATLPPGFEFAYDGMAFDVM; from the coding sequence ATGAAGGTAACCATCCTGGGGAGCGGGACATCCACCGGGGTCCCCATGGTGGGATGCAAATGCCGGGTATGCACGTCGGACGACCCGAAGGACCGCAGGACCCGGGCGTCCCTGCTGATCCACCATGGGGGGCGCACCATCCTGGTGGACACCTCCACCGACCTGCGGCGGCAGGCCCTGCGCGAAGGGGTGGAAAGGATCGACGCCGTTCTCTTCACCCACCCCCATGCCGACCACGTGAACGGCATCGACGACCTGCGCGGCTTCCACTTTCTGCACAAAGAGGTCGTTCCCTGCTATGCCTCCGCCGAGACCTTCCGGGGCTTGTGGACGGGGTTCCGCTACATCTTTTTCGAAACCGGCGGGTCGGGCTATACGCCGCTTTTGTCGCCCCGGGAGCTTTCCGGCCCCTTCGAGCTGTTCGGGCTGACGGTCGTCCCGATCCCGCTGCTGCACGGCAAGGGCACCGCCACAGGTTTCCGCATCGGGCCGATTGCCTACCTGACGGACTGCAGCGCCATTCCCGCCAGTTCCCTGCCGCTCCTGGAGGGACTCGACGTGCTGATCATGGACGGACTGCGCTGGACGCCCCATCCGTTCCACTTCAACATCGAGGGGGCCATTGCCGCGGTGGAACCGATCAGGCCGGCCCGCGTCGTCCTCACCCATCTGACCCACGAAGTGCTCCACAGCGAACAGGCCACGCTGCCGCCCGGCTTCGAATTCGCCTACGACGGCATGGCGTTCGATGTAATGTAA